A genomic stretch from Nitratidesulfovibrio sp. SRB-5 includes:
- a CDS encoding tripartite tricarboxylate transporter TctB family protein yields the protein MRTLRSADIVSGIFICLLGVAVTIAAMNIPALMGERLPSKALPLLCGVLTAIGGVLLVVRAINYKGEEIPVDWPAADGWRHIIVTLVALVVYIAVINLLGLPVASMVFVAVLVPYLGMSVLAGILSGLGTAVFIYLMIHYLSLSFPLGVLGS from the coding sequence ATGCGGACACTCCGCTCTGCCGACATCGTGAGCGGCATATTCATCTGCCTGTTGGGCGTGGCCGTCACCATCGCGGCCATGAACATTCCGGCACTCATGGGCGAGCGACTGCCGTCCAAGGCGCTGCCGCTGCTGTGCGGCGTGCTGACGGCTATCGGCGGCGTGCTGCTGGTCGTGCGGGCCATAAACTACAAGGGCGAGGAAATTCCCGTCGACTGGCCGGCCGCCGACGGTTGGCGGCACATCATCGTCACCCTGGTGGCGCTGGTGGTGTACATCGCCGTCATCAACCTGCTGGGCCTGCCCGTTGCCAGCATGGTTTTCGTCGCCGTGCTCGTGCCTTACCTCGGCATGAGTGTTCTCGCCGGGATTCTCTCCGGCCTCGGCACCGCAGTGTTCATCTACCTCATGATCCACTACCTCTCGCTTAGTTTCCCGCTCGGCGTGCTGGGTTCATAG